One window of Nostoc sp. C052 genomic DNA carries:
- a CDS encoding non-ribosomal peptide synthetase: MQINSQTSDCKQNIPLNTLTKTNIISTQILQEWNDTPVVHRQDLCIHQMFEMQVERSPQAIAVVCENTQLTYRQLNQQANQLAHHLRALGVGPEVLVGICVERSLEMIVGLLGIIKAGGVYVPLDPAYPSERLAFILEDTQTPVLLTQEKFLNNLPPHQAQVVCLDSNWQGNIQNSQENPVNETTADNLIYVIYTSGSTGQPKGVMISHRGICNQLHWKQTTFGLTQADKVLLTISFSFDPSVWQIFWPLCFGGQLFMARPGGHQDTAYLVKVISEQQITVLALVPSILRVLLEEKGIENCRFLRHIVCGGEALPGELLERFFAQLNLDNVLHNCYGPTEASIDTTFWTCQRGTNYAIAPIGRPITNAEIHILDENLQPVAVGESGELHIGGIGLARGYLNRPELTIDKFILDPFSSEPGARLYKTGDLARYLSDGNIEFLGRIDHQVKIRGFRIELGEIETILGQHPALTQTLVIAREEVNGDKQLVAYIVASPEQIPSQLELRRFLQGQLPEYMVPSFFVFLDTLPLNPNGKIDRRALPAPDTSDTRLSTNFVPPQNSTEEVLANIWAKVLRREQVGIYDNFFEFGGHSLLATQVMSRVCQAFQIEIPLQLLFENPTIATLAEAIAQNQTQKNNLQNQTIPQITNRESAPLSFAQQRVWFLQQLQPDSRAYIVSNAQRLKGNLNTSVLQQSLDAIAIHHEALRTNFITSLDGSPIQVIRTPQSVELKVIKVTQEQVEYFLKQEAQRPFNLETDLMLRATLLQIDEQEHILLLVMHHIASDGWSIGILWQQLAAVYQAFLSGKPSPLAKLPIQYADFAVWQHQWLSGEILSDQINYWKTQLAGAKTVLELPTDRPRPPIQTYQGAVQSLIIPQSLSAALKELSRREGVTLFMTLLAAFGTTLHRYTGQEDILIGSPIAGRNQVETEGLIGFFVNTLAIRTNLSGNPSFRQLLSQVREVTLGAYSHQHLPFEKLVEALQPERNLSHSPLFQVMFAFHNTPRELWELPGLNITPLEVHSGAAKFELTLDLEETSEGIKGGIEYNTDLFDATTIARMVGHFQTLLEGIVANTEQHIANLPLLTAAERHQLLVEWNDTQTDYDLSECLHQLFAAQVEKTPDAIAVKFADKHLTYSELNSRANQLAHYLQTCGVQPNVLVAICVERSLEMVVGLLGILKAGGAYVPLDPEYPQERLAYMLGDCQPAVLLTQRDLVDRLPTSSQKVCLDSDWETISQQSNCNPNSSVQPLDIAYVIYTSGSTGKPKGAMNTHRGICNRLVWMQDAYKLTESDRVLQKTPFSFDVSVWEFFWPLLTGARLVMAKPGGQRDATYLINTIAQEEITTLHFVPSMLQIFLETKGLEGCKSLKRVFCSGEALPVDLQERFFEPMGCELHNLYGPTEAAIDVTFWQCQRESNLKSVPIGRAIANTQLYILDSHLQPVPLGAIGELYIGGIGVAKGYLNRPDLTAERFISHPFNEGEKLYKTGDLARYLHDGNIEYIGRIDHQVKIRGFRIELGEIEALLAQHPTIQQTVVIARVDHLENQRLVAYIVPHPEQTPNIDELRHFLKQQLPEYMVPSAFVLLDTLPLTPNGKIDRRALPAPDSTRLDSENTYVAPRDELELQLTKIWEQILGVQPIGVRDNFFELGGHSILAVKLFWQIEKTFSKNLPLAILFQSSTVEALAKIISQEEEIAVTNKALVNTLDKSKSSWSSLVEIQPNGSQPPFYCIHGLGGEVLCFRELALHLGSEQPFYGLQPQGLDGKQPFHTRVEDMATHYIQEIKTLQPNGPYFLGGYSFGGVVAFEMARQLQEQGEQVGILVLFDSCRLGYSWRAPFLKRVFLHLTNIVKQGPIYLWQKIVRWSYWRKQHLQNTYNRYLEGVLSLPETDKHLKSIDANIQAGNEYTFLPYVGQAILLRTEDQNRDEAIGTQYDPQFGWGELVAGGLDIHYVPGSHLDLLNEPNVQVLAEILKNCLTQAQSPKN, translated from the coding sequence ATGCAGATAAATAGCCAGACTTCAGATTGTAAGCAAAATATCCCGTTAAATACCTTAACTAAAACTAACATCATCAGTACCCAAATTCTACAAGAATGGAATGATACCCCAGTAGTTCATCGTCAGGATCTCTGCATCCACCAAATGTTTGAGATGCAGGTAGAGCGATCGCCCCAAGCAATTGCTGTAGTATGTGAAAATACACAACTTACTTATCGGCAATTAAATCAACAGGCAAATCAACTAGCGCACCACTTACGTGCTTTAGGCGTTGGCCCTGAAGTACTTGTAGGCATTTGCGTGGAGCGCTCCTTGGAGATGATCGTAGGTCTGCTGGGTATTATCAAAGCTGGAGGCGTTTATGTACCTTTAGACCCAGCATATCCCTCAGAACGTTTAGCCTTTATCTTGGAAGACACGCAGACACCAGTGTTGTTAACCCAAGAAAAATTTCTCAATAATCTACCACCGCATCAGGCGCAAGTGGTTTGTCTGGACTCAAACTGGCAAGGGAATATCCAAAACAGTCAAGAAAATCCTGTCAATGAGACGACGGCTGATAATCTCATCTACGTAATCTACACATCTGGCTCTACAGGACAGCCTAAGGGTGTAATGATTTCTCACCGTGGTATCTGCAATCAACTCCACTGGAAGCAAACAACCTTTGGATTAACTCAAGCAGACAAAGTTTTACTGACTATTTCTTTTAGTTTCGACCCCTCCGTGTGGCAGATATTTTGGCCATTGTGCTTTGGAGGGCAGTTATTCATGGCTCGCCCTGGTGGACATCAGGACACTGCCTACCTTGTAAAGGTGATTAGTGAGCAGCAAATTACCGTCCTAGCCTTAGTACCCTCTATACTGCGCGTCTTATTAGAAGAGAAGGGAATTGAGAATTGCCGATTCCTCAGACATATTGTTTGTGGTGGTGAAGCTTTACCTGGCGAACTCCTAGAACGCTTTTTCGCCCAACTGAATTTGGATAATGTTCTGCATAATTGTTATGGGCCAACGGAAGCTTCTATTGATACCACTTTCTGGACTTGCCAGCGCGGAACTAATTATGCAATTGCTCCCATTGGTCGCCCCATTACGAATGCAGAGATTCACATTCTTGATGAAAACTTGCAACCTGTAGCTGTTGGTGAATCAGGCGAACTGCATATTGGCGGTATTGGTCTAGCGCGAGGCTATCTTAACCGTCCAGAATTAACCATAGATAAGTTCATTCTCGACCCTTTTAGCTCTGAACCTGGGGCACGTCTTTACAAAACTGGGGATTTGGCACGTTATTTGAGCGATGGTAATATTGAGTTTCTTGGTCGCATTGACCACCAAGTTAAAATACGTGGCTTCCGAATTGAATTAGGAGAGATTGAAACTATATTAGGTCAACATCCGGCACTGACGCAGACTCTAGTTATAGCTAGAGAAGAAGTGAATGGGGATAAGCAACTTGTGGCATATATTGTTGCCAGTCCAGAGCAAATCCCTAGTCAGTTAGAATTGCGCCGCTTTTTGCAAGGACAGCTACCTGAATATATGGTGCCTAGTTTCTTTGTATTTTTGGACACTCTACCACTAAATCCTAACGGTAAAATAGACCGCCGCGCCTTGCCTGCGCCAGATACATCTGATACTAGGCTGTCAACTAACTTTGTTCCACCTCAGAATTCCACAGAAGAAGTCTTAGCTAACATCTGGGCGAAAGTTTTGCGTCGGGAACAAGTAGGCATCTATGACAATTTTTTTGAATTTGGAGGTCATTCACTGCTGGCTACTCAAGTGATGTCTAGAGTTTGCCAAGCCTTTCAAATAGAAATACCGTTGCAACTCTTATTTGAAAATCCAACGATCGCTACTTTAGCTGAAGCAATTGCCCAAAACCAGACTCAAAAAAATAATCTGCAAAATCAGACTATTCCCCAAATAACCAACCGAGAGTCAGCCCCTTTATCCTTTGCCCAGCAGCGAGTGTGGTTTTTGCAACAGTTGCAACCCGACAGCCGCGCATATATCGTTTCCAATGCACAGAGGTTAAAGGGTAACTTAAATACGAGTGTATTGCAACAGTCACTAGATGCGATCGCTATCCATCATGAGGCACTGCGAACCAACTTTATTACATCACTTGATGGTAGCCCTATACAAGTAATTCGCACGCCTCAGTCAGTGGAACTCAAGGTAATTAAGGTAACACAAGAGCAAGTAGAATATTTCCTTAAGCAAGAGGCGCAACGCCCCTTTAACTTAGAAACCGACTTGATGCTGCGAGCTACCTTGCTGCAAATAGATGAACAGGAGCATATACTTCTGTTGGTCATGCACCACATCGCCTCAGATGGCTGGTCAATAGGAATTCTTTGGCAGCAGTTAGCAGCCGTTTATCAAGCCTTTTTGAGCGGTAAGCCTTCGCCCCTAGCAAAATTGCCCATCCAGTATGCTGATTTTGCTGTTTGGCAACACCAATGGCTATCAGGTGAAATACTCTCAGACCAAATCAACTACTGGAAAACCCAGTTAGCAGGTGCCAAGACTGTATTAGAATTACCAACTGACCGACCACGGCCACCAATCCAAACTTACCAGGGAGCAGTGCAATCCCTGATTATACCGCAATCTTTGAGTGCAGCGCTCAAAGAACTCTCTCGTCGGGAGGGTGTCACTTTATTTATGACATTGCTGGCGGCTTTTGGGACAACACTGCATCGTTACACTGGGCAAGAAGATATTCTCATCGGTTCTCCCATTGCTGGCCGCAACCAAGTTGAAACCGAAGGGTTGATTGGGTTCTTTGTCAATACCCTAGCCATACGCACTAACCTTTCCGGCAACCCAAGTTTCCGGCAGTTACTTAGTCAAGTTCGAGAAGTAACACTAGGAGCATACTCCCACCAACACCTACCCTTTGAAAAGTTAGTAGAAGCACTACAGCCAGAACGAAATCTGAGTCACTCACCACTGTTTCAGGTAATGTTTGCCTTCCACAATACCCCAAGGGAACTTTGGGAACTTCCGGGATTGAACATTACCCCACTAGAAGTTCATAGCGGTGCAGCCAAGTTCGAGCTGACCCTCGATTTAGAAGAAACTTCAGAGGGGATCAAAGGTGGAATTGAATACAACACAGATTTATTTGATGCGACAACGATCGCTAGAATGGTAGGGCATTTCCAAACTTTACTTGAAGGTATTGTTGCCAACACAGAACAGCATATTGCCAATTTGCCTCTGTTAACAGCAGCCGAACGGCATCAGCTACTAGTAGAGTGGAATGATACCCAAACTGACTACGATTTATCTGAATGTCTGCACCAGTTATTTGCAGCGCAGGTAGAGAAAACACCAGATGCGATCGCTGTAAAATTTGCAGACAAGCACCTTACCTACAGTGAACTAAATAGTCGTGCCAACCAACTAGCACACTACTTGCAAACTTGTGGAGTCCAGCCAAATGTATTAGTAGCCATTTGTGTTGAGCGTTCCTTAGAAATGGTTGTCGGACTGTTAGGGATTCTCAAAGCTGGTGGCGCTTATGTACCTCTTGATCCCGAATATCCTCAAGAGCGTCTAGCATATATGCTAGGGGATTGTCAACCTGCGGTGCTGTTAACCCAAAGGGATTTAGTTGATCGTCTGCCTACAAGTAGCCAAAAAGTTTGTCTGGATAGCGACTGGGAAACAATCTCACAACAAAGCAATTGCAATCCTAATTCTAGTGTCCAGCCTCTAGATATAGCTTATGTAATTTATACCTCCGGTTCTACAGGCAAACCCAAGGGCGCGATGAACACCCATCGGGGAATTTGCAATCGCTTAGTATGGATGCAGGATGCTTACAAACTAACTGAAAGCGATCGCGTTCTGCAAAAAACGCCTTTTAGTTTTGACGTTTCAGTTTGGGAGTTTTTCTGGCCCTTATTGACAGGGGCGCGTTTAGTGATGGCTAAACCTGGTGGACAGCGAGATGCGACTTACTTAATCAACACCATCGCCCAAGAAGAAATTACAACACTGCATTTTGTACCCTCCATGTTGCAGATATTTCTAGAAACTAAGGGACTAGAAGGTTGCAAATCTCTAAAACGGGTGTTTTGTAGTGGAGAAGCCTTACCAGTTGATCTCCAGGAGCGGTTTTTTGAGCCGATGGGATGCGAACTACACAACCTCTATGGCCCTACTGAAGCTGCAATTGATGTCACATTTTGGCAGTGTCAAAGAGAGAGTAACTTAAAAAGTGTACCGATTGGCAGAGCGATCGCCAACACTCAACTTTATATCCTCGACTCCCATCTCCAACCAGTTCCGTTAGGTGCGATCGGCGAACTTTATATTGGTGGTATCGGAGTTGCCAAAGGCTATCTAAACCGTCCAGACTTAACAGCCGAGCGATTTATTTCCCATCCCTTTAATGAAGGTGAAAAGCTTTACAAAACTGGAGACTTAGCCCGTTACCTTCACGATGGCAATATTGAATATATCGGTAGAATCGATCATCAGGTAAAAATTCGTGGTTTCCGCATCGAACTTGGAGAAATCGAAGCTTTACTAGCACAGCACCCTACCATACAGCAAACCGTCGTAATTGCGAGAGTCGATCATCTAGAAAACCAGCGACTAGTTGCTTATATCGTTCCTCACCCAGAACAGACACCAAATATAGACGAACTGCGCCATTTCCTCAAACAACAACTACCAGAATATATGGTGCCTAGTGCTTTCGTTTTACTAGACACCTTACCCCTAACCCCCAACGGCAAAATCGACCGCCGCGCTTTACCAGCACCAGACTCAACCAGGCTTGATTCGGAAAACACCTACGTTGCTCCCCGTGATGAATTAGAATTACAACTAACCAAAATTTGGGAACAAATTTTAGGTGTCCAGCCTATCGGTGTTAGGGACAACTTCTTTGAGCTAGGAGGACATTCCATACTAGCAGTAAAACTGTTTTGGCAAATTGAGAAGACATTTAGTAAAAATTTGCCTCTTGCCATTCTGTTCCAGTCAAGTACTGTAGAGGCTCTAGCCAAAATAATCTCCCAAGAAGAAGAAATAGCAGTAACAAACAAGGCTTTAGTAAATACCTTAGACAAATCAAAATCTAGCTGGTCATCTCTGGTAGAAATTCAACCCAACGGTTCCCAACCACCTTTTTACTGCATTCACGGACTGGGTGGGGAAGTTTTATGTTTCCGTGAACTGGCACTGCATCTGGGTTCAGAGCAACCATTCTATGGACTACAGCCACAAGGGCTAGATGGAAAACAGCCTTTCCATACGCGAGTTGAAGACATGGCAACTCACTATATTCAAGAAATTAAGACTCTTCAACCCAATGGGCCTTATTTTCTGGGAGGTTACTCTTTTGGAGGTGTAGTTGCTTTCGAGATGGCTCGACAACTCCAAGAGCAAGGCGAACAAGTTGGTATTCTAGTTCTGTTTGATAGTTGTCGTTTAGGTTATAGCTGGCGAGCGCCATTTCTCAAACGAGTCTTTTTGCATTTAACTAATATAGTTAAACAAGGGCCTATCTACCTTTGGCAAAAAATTGTGAGATGGAGTTATTGGCGTAAGCAGCATCTCCAAAATACATATAACCGTTACTTGGAAGGGGTACTTAGTTTACCGGAAACTGACAAGCATTTAAAAAGTATAGATGCTAATATTCAAGCGGGCAATGAATATACATTTTTACCTTATGTTGGTCAAGCTATCCTCTTGCGGACAGAAGATCAAAATCGAGACGAAGCCATAGGTACACAATACGACCCACAATTTGGCTGGGGCGAATTGGTGGCTGGAGGATTAGATATCCATTACGTTCCTGGATCTCATCTTGACTTACTTAATGAACCCAACGTACAAGTGTTAGCCGAAATATTGAAAAATTGCTTAACCCAGGCGCAGTCCCCAAAAAATTAA
- a CDS encoding oligosaccharide flippase family protein, with protein MVEKYKLISNSLSMIVNRLTQSITAFVLTAAIARTLGAEALGQYLLAYSYYFIFVGIASQGLKTLFTRELANEPQKTSVYLISGTCLQLIFTFLSYGALVIVVFLLPYSSKTSTVCYIMGLTIIPFGLSNVTEAIFQAKEKMHLIAIATVPVYVLRVLIMIWAMQMKYGIEYLGAILFFSETLILIVEWILITRFVKIQWQIDRIFIWNIIKGARTFFAIEAISVVSSRIQILILSLLGNEFLVGLFGGIVQLLQPFLIIANSITVAMFPRLSKVVDQGRQKQQQITESFIEILLTMGLPLFLGLLFFGKDLLVFVYDSSFAQGSLALSISAVSLLLLPFTRTLCYLLVANHFEIVNLREVVITTTLGSLIGVALVSQYQLLGAAIMALLMTIIAFSQYVYFSYTLLFPLNLWRIIRRPVVIGTLMLSVFLILKKINLDFSLTLIISTSSYMLFVSFLSIYTLGGIDFVLEKFVRKG; from the coding sequence ATGGTAGAAAAGTATAAATTAATAAGCAATTCCCTTTCAATGATAGTCAATCGGTTAACACAAAGCATTACAGCCTTTGTATTAACCGCTGCTATTGCCCGTACTCTAGGAGCTGAGGCTTTAGGTCAGTATCTACTAGCATATAGTTACTATTTTATTTTTGTGGGCATTGCTTCACAGGGTCTAAAGACATTGTTTACCAGAGAACTAGCCAATGAACCACAAAAAACATCAGTTTATTTAATTAGTGGCACCTGTTTGCAACTAATATTTACTTTTTTGAGTTATGGGGCATTGGTTATTGTAGTGTTTTTACTTCCCTATAGTTCCAAAACCTCTACAGTTTGCTACATCATGGGATTAACCATCATTCCATTTGGACTTTCCAATGTAACGGAGGCAATTTTCCAAGCTAAAGAAAAGATGCATTTGATTGCTATTGCTACAGTCCCAGTGTATGTCCTACGCGTACTAATAATGATCTGGGCAATGCAAATGAAGTATGGAATTGAATATCTGGGAGCGATACTATTTTTTTCGGAAACATTAATTCTGATCGTTGAATGGATTCTGATTACACGGTTCGTCAAAATACAATGGCAGATCGATAGAATTTTTATATGGAATATAATTAAAGGCGCACGAACATTTTTTGCTATTGAAGCGATATCTGTAGTCAGTAGTAGAATTCAAATATTGATTCTTTCATTGTTAGGAAATGAGTTTCTAGTAGGTCTTTTTGGCGGAATAGTACAACTACTACAACCTTTTTTAATTATTGCCAACAGTATAACTGTAGCAATGTTTCCCAGGCTTTCAAAAGTAGTAGACCAAGGGCGGCAAAAGCAGCAGCAAATAACTGAAAGCTTTATTGAAATCCTATTAACAATGGGATTACCCTTATTTCTTGGATTGTTATTTTTTGGCAAAGATTTACTTGTTTTTGTTTATGACTCTAGCTTTGCTCAAGGAAGTTTAGCTCTTAGCATAAGTGCTGTATCACTTCTTTTACTGCCATTCACACGCACACTCTGCTATCTACTTGTAGCCAATCATTTTGAGATAGTCAACCTACGTGAAGTGGTGATTACAACTACATTAGGAAGCTTGATAGGTGTGGCATTAGTCTCACAATATCAGTTACTAGGTGCAGCTATCATGGCATTACTAATGACTATTATTGCCTTCAGTCAGTATGTTTATTTCAGCTATACTCTCCTATTTCCATTAAATCTATGGCGAATAATTCGCCGTCCTGTTGTAATCGGCACTTTAATGCTATCTGTATTCTTAATTTTAAAGAAAATTAATTTAGACTTTTCATTAACTCTTATTATTTCGACCTCTTCCTATATGCTATTTGTTAGTTTCCTGAGTATTTATACTTTAGGTGGAATTGATTTTGTCTTGGAAAAATTTGTAAGAAAG
- a CDS encoding sugar transferase: MSNQSIATNKLSEVPLDLRASAFVTVRKGSWWLRLTTLFLVDYTLLSLAWVLAGYQYYEHLTWYIPSHYLPILITIGIQIGSLAVQGIYREGQKRYDYLNIIKSLTFAHGLILLVCFLYKPVVDITHPRLILLSWLLSILFICTGRYTVNITLEYLRKQKKIVRSSVFIISDPQDHEQITSFIKKEKHYIISGTANANSLDRYQRQKTLNQLNELGVTEVFISWDALKNRMFLCWLFQASGIQVHILPMELKPIYRNVEFNKIGGMPCLSLDCPIITGKDFWIKRSCDFGFATLFVMLSFPIYIAIAVAIKLDSPGTVFYKQTRIGLHGQQFKVWKFRTMRSDAEKLQKELEALNETKDGIIFKIKDDPRITSVGKFLRRYSLDELPQLFNVILGEMSIVGPRPLPTRDVDKFAEHHFIRHEVLPGITGLWQVSGRSDILDFEQVINLDLNYIENWSLGLDFEILLKTVMVVLKKEGAY, translated from the coding sequence ATGAGTAATCAGAGCATTGCAACAAATAAATTGAGTGAGGTGCCTTTAGATTTACGTGCATCTGCATTTGTCACGGTACGTAAAGGTTCATGGTGGTTGAGATTAACAACATTATTTTTGGTTGACTATACTCTTTTATCCTTAGCTTGGGTTTTAGCCGGATATCAATATTATGAGCATTTGACTTGGTATATACCTAGTCATTATTTACCAATTTTAATAACTATTGGGATTCAAATAGGCTCACTAGCTGTCCAAGGTATTTATCGAGAAGGTCAAAAACGCTATGACTATTTGAATATTATCAAATCGCTAACTTTTGCTCATGGATTAATACTCCTTGTTTGTTTTTTGTATAAACCAGTTGTTGATATTACACATCCAAGATTAATATTATTATCTTGGTTGCTAAGTATACTATTTATTTGTACTGGTAGATATACTGTAAATATTACTCTTGAGTATCTCCGTAAGCAGAAAAAAATAGTTCGTTCTTCTGTATTTATTATTTCTGATCCTCAAGACCATGAGCAGATTACTAGCTTTATAAAAAAGGAGAAACATTACATAATATCTGGAACTGCGAATGCTAATTCATTAGACAGATATCAACGTCAAAAAACATTGAATCAACTTAATGAATTAGGTGTAACAGAAGTTTTTATATCTTGGGATGCTTTAAAAAATAGAATGTTTTTGTGCTGGTTATTTCAAGCATCTGGCATCCAAGTACATATTTTACCGATGGAATTAAAACCAATTTATAGAAATGTAGAATTTAACAAAATAGGAGGAATGCCTTGTCTGAGTTTAGATTGCCCAATAATTACAGGTAAAGATTTTTGGATAAAGCGTAGTTGTGACTTTGGTTTCGCGACTTTATTTGTAATGTTATCATTTCCTATCTACATAGCTATAGCTGTAGCTATCAAACTGGACTCTCCCGGCACAGTGTTTTATAAACAAACACGTATAGGTTTACATGGTCAACAGTTTAAAGTATGGAAATTCCGAACCATGAGGTCTGATGCAGAAAAATTACAAAAAGAATTAGAAGCTTTAAATGAAACCAAAGATGGGATTATTTTTAAAATTAAAGATGATCCTCGTATTACTAGTGTTGGTAAGTTTCTCCGTCGTTACAGCTTAGACGAGTTACCACAGCTTTTTAATGTTATTCTTGGAGAAATGAGTATAGTAGGACCTCGCCCTTTACCTACTAGAGATGTAGATAAGTTTGCTGAACATCATTTTATTCGACATGAAGTTTTACCTGGTATTACAGGTCTTTGGCAAGTTTCAGGTCGCTCGGATATTTTAGATTTTGAACAAGTTATAAACCTTGATCTTAACTACATTGAAAATTGGTCTCTTGGATTAGATTTTGAAATTCTACTCAAAACAGTTATGGTGGTTTTGAAAAAAGAAGGTGCCTACTAA